One Takifugu rubripes chromosome 19, fTakRub1.2, whole genome shotgun sequence genomic window carries:
- the rnf207a gene encoding RING finger protein 207 isoform X2: MAGIIFTTMDDPCSVDCNNVHPLVCPLCHEQYRSPCLLDCYHIFCACCLRGRTHDNRLSCPLCGYTSVVKGNSALPVEDRLMKFLVDNSSDAEEVVQCANCDQESNKKDPGLMYYCNTCSQPLCSSCRELTHKARMFSHHEIVSMAKRTKAKHRKCSLHEEPYILFSTENKSLLCIKCFRDMQVESRTHCIDIETAYVQGCEMLDQAVLVVKELQTSARDAIVLLRAMIGEVCLNVEEEETAICSLFNSLQEKLAERKQILLKAAQSQHEEKENALKEQLSHLTVLLPTLQVHLVTCSAFLSSANKYEFLDMGYQLMERLKKIVKLPHRLRPVQSSKINTDYRSEFARCLEPLLLLGPRCPPAAGSTCVPTSDMPLGSVLGRRPTCHRNICTKVLLAEGTETPFTEHCRNYENTYRSFQIEIQNLKDQVQELHRDLTKHHSIINTDKMGEILDRSQHIDSQIGLQYSTVETMRVMFEEVWDETFQRVNNEQEIYEAQLHDLMQLRQENSYLTTITRQISPYILSIAKVKERLEPRFQELKEHQDDRTDTMLNIYEESPAKRDAGSQDSDNQTCILDRDKDKTNLILILESGDSYVESSRPTRHRVSSGTSNHNEVPS, from the exons ATGGCCGGGATAATCTTCACTACCATGGACGACCCATGCAGTGTAGACTGTAACAATGTCCACCCCCTGGTTTGCCCCCTGTGCCATGAGCAGTATCGGTCCCCGTGTTTACTGGACTGCTACCACATCTTCTGTGCGTGCTGTTTACGTGGCCGGACACATGACAACCGCCTCAGCTGCCCCCTCTGTGG CTACACGTCGGTAGTAAAAGGGAATAGTGCCCTTCCAGTTGAGGACCGTCTGATGAAGTTTCTGGTGGATAACAGTTCAGATGCCGAAGAGGTAGTACAATGTGCCAACTGTGATCAGGAAAGTAATAAAAAG GATCCTGGATTGATGTACTACTGCAACACTTGCAGCCAACCActgtgcagctcctgcagggagcTGACTCACAAGGCCAGAATGTTTTCCCACCACGAGATCGTGTCCATGGCCAAACGTACCAAAGCcaaacacaggaagtgct CCCTACACGAGGAACCCTATATTCTGTTCTCAACCGAGAACAAGTCCCTCCTTTGCATCAAGTGTTTCCGAGACATGCAAGT GGAGAGTCGGACTCACTGCATCGACATCGAGACAGCCTACGTGCAGGGGTGTGAGATGCTGGATCAGGCGGTTCTG GTGGTGAAAGAGCTGCAGACCTCAGCACGAGACGCCATCGTCCTACTGAGAGCCATGATCGGAGAAGTGTGTCTCAATGTCGAGGAAGAAGAGACTGCGATCTGTTCTCTCTTCAACAGTTTGCAG GAGAAGCTAGCAGAGAGGAAACAGATTCTGCTTAAAGCAGCTCAGAg TCAacatgaggagaaggagaatgCACTGAAGGAGCAGCTTTCTCACCTCACAGTCCTCCTGCCGACTCTCCAG GTCCACCTCGTCACCTGTTCTGCCTTCCTCAGCTCTGCCAACAAGTATGAATTTTTGGATATGGGTTAT CAACTGATGGAGCGACTGAAGAAGATCGTAAAGCTCCCTCATCGGCTGCGACCAGTGCAGAGCAGCAAA ATCAACACCGACTACAGAAGTGAATTTGCACGCTGTCTGGAGCCACTGCTTCTGCTGGGTCCACGCTGTCCCCCTGCTGCCGGCTCCACTTGTGTTCCAACAAG TGACATGCCTCTGGGTTCTGTGCTTGGGCGCCGGCCCACTTGTCACCGTAACATCTGCACCAAGGTCCTACTGGCTGAGGGGACAGAAACTCCATTCACGGAGCACTGCCGCAACTATGAAAACACTTATAGG tCCTTCCAGATAGAAATTCAAAATCTGAAGGACCAGGTTCAGGAACTGCACCGAGACCTGACTAAACATCACTCCATTATCAACACAGATAAAATGGGAGAAATCCTGGACAGGTCGCAGCACATTGACAGCCAGATAGGTTTGCAGTACTCCACAGTGGAAACTATGAGGGTCATGTTTGAAGAG GTTTGGGATGAGACGTTTCAGAGGGTGAATAACGAACAGGAGATCTATGAAG CCCAGCTTCATGATTTGATGCAGCTAAGGCAAGAGAATAGTTATCTGACCACCATTACACGACAGATCAGCCCCTACATTCTGTCCATTGCCAAAGTGAAGGAGAGGCTCGAACCCAG gtttCAGGAGCTTAAAGAGCACCAAGATGACCGAACAGACACAATGTTGAACATTTACGAAGAGAGCCCGGCCAAAAGAGATGCAGGCAGTCAGGACAG
- the rnf207a gene encoding RING finger protein 207 isoform X1, giving the protein MCKSASTSGRKSVMAISGGSGKGCFVCCQMAGIIFTTMDDPCSVDCNNVHPLVCPLCHEQYRSPCLLDCYHIFCACCLRGRTHDNRLSCPLCGYTSVVKGNSALPVEDRLMKFLVDNSSDAEEVVQCANCDQESNKKDPGLMYYCNTCSQPLCSSCRELTHKARMFSHHEIVSMAKRTKAKHRKCSLHEEPYILFSTENKSLLCIKCFRDMQVESRTHCIDIETAYVQGCEMLDQAVLVVKELQTSARDAIVLLRAMIGEVCLNVEEEETAICSLFNSLQEKLAERKQILLKAAQSQHEEKENALKEQLSHLTVLLPTLQVHLVTCSAFLSSANKYEFLDMGYQLMERLKKIVKLPHRLRPVQSSKINTDYRSEFARCLEPLLLLGPRCPPAAGSTCVPTSDMPLGSVLGRRPTCHRNICTKVLLAEGTETPFTEHCRNYENTYRSFQIEIQNLKDQVQELHRDLTKHHSIINTDKMGEILDRSQHIDSQIGLQYSTVETMRVMFEEVWDETFQRVNNEQEIYEAQLHDLMQLRQENSYLTTITRQISPYILSIAKVKERLEPRFQELKEHQDDRTDTMLNIYEESPAKRDAGSQDSDNQTCILDRDKDKTNLILILESGDSYVESSRPTRHRVSSGTSNHNEVPS; this is encoded by the exons ATGTGCAAAAGCGCGTCTACATCCGGTCGGAAGTCTGTCATGGCGATTTCCGGCGGATCCGGAAAAGGCTGTTTTG TGTGTTGTCAGATGGCCGGGATAATCTTCACTACCATGGACGACCCATGCAGTGTAGACTGTAACAATGTCCACCCCCTGGTTTGCCCCCTGTGCCATGAGCAGTATCGGTCCCCGTGTTTACTGGACTGCTACCACATCTTCTGTGCGTGCTGTTTACGTGGCCGGACACATGACAACCGCCTCAGCTGCCCCCTCTGTGG CTACACGTCGGTAGTAAAAGGGAATAGTGCCCTTCCAGTTGAGGACCGTCTGATGAAGTTTCTGGTGGATAACAGTTCAGATGCCGAAGAGGTAGTACAATGTGCCAACTGTGATCAGGAAAGTAATAAAAAG GATCCTGGATTGATGTACTACTGCAACACTTGCAGCCAACCActgtgcagctcctgcagggagcTGACTCACAAGGCCAGAATGTTTTCCCACCACGAGATCGTGTCCATGGCCAAACGTACCAAAGCcaaacacaggaagtgct CCCTACACGAGGAACCCTATATTCTGTTCTCAACCGAGAACAAGTCCCTCCTTTGCATCAAGTGTTTCCGAGACATGCAAGT GGAGAGTCGGACTCACTGCATCGACATCGAGACAGCCTACGTGCAGGGGTGTGAGATGCTGGATCAGGCGGTTCTG GTGGTGAAAGAGCTGCAGACCTCAGCACGAGACGCCATCGTCCTACTGAGAGCCATGATCGGAGAAGTGTGTCTCAATGTCGAGGAAGAAGAGACTGCGATCTGTTCTCTCTTCAACAGTTTGCAG GAGAAGCTAGCAGAGAGGAAACAGATTCTGCTTAAAGCAGCTCAGAg TCAacatgaggagaaggagaatgCACTGAAGGAGCAGCTTTCTCACCTCACAGTCCTCCTGCCGACTCTCCAG GTCCACCTCGTCACCTGTTCTGCCTTCCTCAGCTCTGCCAACAAGTATGAATTTTTGGATATGGGTTAT CAACTGATGGAGCGACTGAAGAAGATCGTAAAGCTCCCTCATCGGCTGCGACCAGTGCAGAGCAGCAAA ATCAACACCGACTACAGAAGTGAATTTGCACGCTGTCTGGAGCCACTGCTTCTGCTGGGTCCACGCTGTCCCCCTGCTGCCGGCTCCACTTGTGTTCCAACAAG TGACATGCCTCTGGGTTCTGTGCTTGGGCGCCGGCCCACTTGTCACCGTAACATCTGCACCAAGGTCCTACTGGCTGAGGGGACAGAAACTCCATTCACGGAGCACTGCCGCAACTATGAAAACACTTATAGG tCCTTCCAGATAGAAATTCAAAATCTGAAGGACCAGGTTCAGGAACTGCACCGAGACCTGACTAAACATCACTCCATTATCAACACAGATAAAATGGGAGAAATCCTGGACAGGTCGCAGCACATTGACAGCCAGATAGGTTTGCAGTACTCCACAGTGGAAACTATGAGGGTCATGTTTGAAGAG GTTTGGGATGAGACGTTTCAGAGGGTGAATAACGAACAGGAGATCTATGAAG CCCAGCTTCATGATTTGATGCAGCTAAGGCAAGAGAATAGTTATCTGACCACCATTACACGACAGATCAGCCCCTACATTCTGTCCATTGCCAAAGTGAAGGAGAGGCTCGAACCCAG gtttCAGGAGCTTAAAGAGCACCAAGATGACCGAACAGACACAATGTTGAACATTTACGAAGAGAGCCCGGCCAAAAGAGATGCAGGCAGTCAGGACAG
- the zpr1 gene encoding zinc finger protein ZPR1 isoform X1, which produces MSAISEEKVRGENLFKEISAEDWEPTEIESMCMNCHQDGVTRLLLTKIPFFKEIIVSSFSCPHCQWANTEIQSAGRIQDQGICYMLKVQRKQDLNREVVRADSATTRIPELDFEIPAFTQKGCLSTVEGIIDRAVAGLEQEQPVRRATEPQVAEKIDGFIQKLNRLKQVEEDFTLVIEDPSGNSFVENPVAPQKDEALTVSRFKRTAQQDMQLGLRADDDEPEGARHEDEDQDDMRNEVLMFATNCPECNAAASTNMKLVQIPHFKEVIIMATNCDSCGNRTNEVKSGGATEKMGTKITLHVTDVSDMTRDVLKSETCSINIPELEFELGMAIVGGKFTTLEGLLKDIKDMIVTKNPFVCGDSGTGDRMQKLREFGEKLDKIIAGEMDVHFILDDPAGNSYLQNVYAPDPDPEMTVEKYIRTFQQNEDLGLNDMKTEDY; this is translated from the exons ATGTCTGCTATTTCCGAGGAAAAG GTGCGAGGGGAGAATCTTTTCAAAGAAATTAGCGCGGAGGACTGGGAACCCACAGAGATAGAGAGCATGTGCATGAACTGCCACCAGGACGGTGTGACACGTTTACTCCTGACCAAAATACCATTTTTCAAAGAAATCATTGTAAGCTCGTTCAGCTGTCCACATTGCCAATGGGCAAACACAGAAATCCAGTCTGCTGGACGTATTCAAGATCAAGGCATCTGCTACATGCTTAAAGTCCAAAGGAAACAAGACCTCAACAGGGAGGTGGTGCGAGCAGACAGCGCGACCACCAGGATCCCTGAACTGGATTTTGAAATTCCTGCTTTCACTCAGAAAGGCTGTCTTTCTACAGTTGAGGGCATCATAGATAGAGCCGTTGCTGGACTGGAACAAGAACAACCAGTGAGACGAGCCACAGAGCCCCAGGTTGCTGAGAAAATAGATGGATTCATCCAAAAGTTGAACAGATTAAAACAAGTTGAAGAGGACTTCACGCTGGTTATTGAGGATCCATCTGGGAACAGTTTTGTTGAGAATCCAGTggcccctcagaaagatgaagCTCTCACTGTGAGCAGGTTCAAGAGGACGGCTCAACAGGACATGCAGTTGGGATTAAGAGCTGATGACGACGAGCCGGAAGGGGCTCGGCATGAGGATGAGGACCAGGATGACATGAGAAACgaggttttgatgtttgccacCAACTGCCCAGAGTGCAATGCTGCAGCATCGACCAATATGAAGCTGGTCCAGATTCCTCATTTCAAGGAGGTCATCATCATGGCCACCAACTGCGACAGCTGTGGGAACCGCACTAATGAAGTAAAGTCAGGCGGAGCCACGGAAAAGATGGGAACCAAAATAACCCTGCACGTCACAGACGTTTCAGACATGACGAGAGACGTGCTCAAGTCCGAGACGTGCTCGATCAACATTCCGGAGCTGGAGTTTGAGCTGGGGATGGCCATCGTGGGCGGGAAGTTCACCACGCTAGAGGGGCTGCTGAAAGATATCAAAGACATGATTGTGACCAAAAACCCCTTCGTGTGCGGTGACAGCGGAACTGGAGATCGCATGCAGAAGCTGAGAGAGTTCGGGGAGAAGCTCGATAAGATTATTGCTGGTGAAATGGATGTGCACTTTATCTTGGATGACCCTGCAGGGAACAGCTACTTGCAGAATGTGTATGCCCCCGACCCAGATCCCGAGATGACCGTTGAGAAGTACATCCGCACCTTTCAACAGAATGAAGATCTTGGCCTGAATGATATGAAGACGGAGGACTACTAA
- the zpr1 gene encoding zinc finger protein ZPR1 isoform X2, translating into MSAISEEKVRGENLFKEISAEDWEPTEIESMCMNCHQDGVTRLLLTKIPFFKEIIVSSFSCPHCQWANTEIQSAGRIQDQGICYMLKVQRKQDLNREVVRADSATTRIPELDFEIPAFTQKGCLSTVEGIIDRAVAGLEQEQPVRRATEPQVAEKIDGFIQKLNRLKQVEEDFTLVIEDPSGNSFVENPVAPQKDEALTVSRFKRTAQQDMQLGLRADDDEPEGARHEDEDQDDMRNEVLMFATNCPECNAAASTNMKLVQIPHFKEVIIMATNCDSCGNRTNEVKSGGATEKMGTKITLHVTDVSDMTRDVLKSETCSINIPELEFELGMAIVGGKFTTLEGLLKDIKDMIVTKNPFVCGDSGTGDRMQKLREFGEKLDKIIAGEMDVHFILDDPAGNSYLQNVYAPDPDPEMTVEKYIRTFQQNEDLGLNDMKTEDY; encoded by the exons ATGTCTGCTATTTCCGAG GAAAAGGTGCGAGGGGAGAATCTTTTCAAAGAAATTAGCGCGGAGGACTGGGAACCCACAGAGATAGAGAGCATGTGCATGAACTGCCACCAGGACGGTGTGACACGTTTACTCCTGACCAAAATACCATTTTTCAAAGAAATCATTGTAAGCTCGTTCAGCTGTCCACATTGCCAATGGGCAAACACAGAAATCCAGTCTGCTGGACGTATTCAAGATCAAGGCATCTGCTACATGCTTAAAGTCCAAAGGAAACAAGACCTCAACAGGGAGGTGGTGCGAGCAGACAGCGCGACCACCAGGATCCCTGAACTGGATTTTGAAATTCCTGCTTTCACTCAGAAAGGCTGTCTTTCTACAGTTGAGGGCATCATAGATAGAGCCGTTGCTGGACTGGAACAAGAACAACCAGTGAGACGAGCCACAGAGCCCCAGGTTGCTGAGAAAATAGATGGATTCATCCAAAAGTTGAACAGATTAAAACAAGTTGAAGAGGACTTCACGCTGGTTATTGAGGATCCATCTGGGAACAGTTTTGTTGAGAATCCAGTggcccctcagaaagatgaagCTCTCACTGTGAGCAGGTTCAAGAGGACGGCTCAACAGGACATGCAGTTGGGATTAAGAGCTGATGACGACGAGCCGGAAGGGGCTCGGCATGAGGATGAGGACCAGGATGACATGAGAAACgaggttttgatgtttgccacCAACTGCCCAGAGTGCAATGCTGCAGCATCGACCAATATGAAGCTGGTCCAGATTCCTCATTTCAAGGAGGTCATCATCATGGCCACCAACTGCGACAGCTGTGGGAACCGCACTAATGAAGTAAAGTCAGGCGGAGCCACGGAAAAGATGGGAACCAAAATAACCCTGCACGTCACAGACGTTTCAGACATGACGAGAGACGTGCTCAAGTCCGAGACGTGCTCGATCAACATTCCGGAGCTGGAGTTTGAGCTGGGGATGGCCATCGTGGGCGGGAAGTTCACCACGCTAGAGGGGCTGCTGAAAGATATCAAAGACATGATTGTGACCAAAAACCCCTTCGTGTGCGGTGACAGCGGAACTGGAGATCGCATGCAGAAGCTGAGAGAGTTCGGGGAGAAGCTCGATAAGATTATTGCTGGTGAAATGGATGTGCACTTTATCTTGGATGACCCTGCAGGGAACAGCTACTTGCAGAATGTGTATGCCCCCGACCCAGATCCCGAGATGACCGTTGAGAAGTACATCCGCACCTTTCAACAGAATGAAGATCTTGGCCTGAATGATATGAAGACGGAGGACTACTAA